The following proteins are co-located in the Streptomyces bottropensis ATCC 25435 genome:
- a CDS encoding LacI family DNA-binding transcriptional regulator — translation MTTSRVTIKDVAALAGVSKGAVSLAFNRKPGLADATRDRIFAAARELGWAPNLAARSLSNRRVDVVGLAVCRPAKLLGLEPFYMEFISGVEGVLTERSCSLLLRLVRNLEEEVGLQDAWWRGRQVSGSILVDFRGDDPRVAAAQRLGMPVVAVGHPSLTGGLTSVWTDDTTAVTEAVRYLAALGHRRIARVGGAGSLGHSALRTAAFAKAAGSLTPVRVWQVATDFSGEAGARATRALLSGAGDDRPTAIVYDNDIMAVAGLSVAAEMGVRVPAELSLLAWDDSQLCRLTRPTLSAMSHDVHGFGADVARTLFGVIDGDEEVGVSHPVATPVLVPRGSTATAPRVS, via the coding sequence ATGACGACCTCCCGTGTGACCATCAAGGACGTCGCCGCGCTCGCCGGGGTGTCCAAGGGAGCGGTGTCGCTCGCGTTCAACCGGAAGCCGGGGCTGGCCGACGCCACCCGGGACCGGATCTTCGCGGCGGCACGGGAGCTGGGGTGGGCGCCGAACCTGGCGGCGCGGTCGCTGTCGAACCGCCGGGTCGACGTGGTGGGTCTCGCGGTCTGCCGGCCCGCGAAGCTGCTCGGGCTCGAACCGTTCTACATGGAGTTCATCTCCGGGGTGGAGGGCGTGCTGACCGAACGGTCCTGCTCGCTGCTGCTGCGGCTGGTGCGGAACCTGGAGGAGGAGGTGGGGCTCCAGGACGCGTGGTGGCGGGGGCGGCAGGTCAGCGGGTCGATCCTCGTCGACTTCCGCGGGGACGATCCGAGAGTGGCCGCGGCGCAGCGGCTGGGGATGCCGGTGGTGGCCGTCGGGCATCCCTCACTGACCGGCGGACTGACCTCCGTGTGGACGGACGACACGACCGCCGTGACGGAGGCGGTGCGGTATCTGGCGGCGCTGGGGCACCGGCGGATCGCGCGGGTGGGGGGCGCGGGGTCGCTGGGCCATTCGGCCCTGCGTACGGCGGCGTTCGCGAAGGCGGCCGGGTCGCTGACGCCGGTCCGGGTCTGGCAGGTGGCGACCGACTTCTCGGGGGAGGCCGGGGCGCGGGCGACGCGGGCGTTGCTGTCCGGGGCGGGGGACGATCGGCCCACGGCGATCGTCTACGACAACGACATCATGGCGGTGGCGGGATTGTCCGTGGCCGCCGAGATGGGGGTGCGGGTGCCGGCGGAGCTGTCCCTGCTGGCCTGGGACGATTCGCAGCTCTGCCGGCTGACGCGGCCGACACTCTCCGCGATGAGTCATGACGTGCACGGGTTCGGGGCGGATGTGGCGCGGACGTTGTTCGGGGTGATCGACGGGGACGAGGAGGTCGGGGTGTCGCATCCGGTGGCCACGCCCGTACTGGTTCCCCGGGGGTCCACCGCGACCGCCCCTCGGGTGTCGTAG
- a CDS encoding ATP-binding cassette domain-containing protein — MVHVSATPVLALRGVSKRFGAVQALTDVELEVHAGEVVALVGDNGAGKSTLVKTIAGVHPIDEGVIEWQGEPVRINKPHDAQGLGVATVYQDLALCDNLDVVGNLYLGRELLHRGVIDEVSMEKNSRELLSTLSIRIPSVRIPIASLSGGQRQVVAIARALIGDPKLVILDEPTAALGVEQTAQVLDLVERLRERDLAVILISHNMADVKAVADTVAVLRLGKNNGSFSVKDTSHEEIIAAITGATDNAVTRRAGRRTTEAAK, encoded by the coding sequence ATGGTTCACGTGTCCGCTACGCCCGTGCTGGCGTTGCGCGGAGTCTCCAAGCGATTCGGTGCGGTTCAGGCCCTCACCGACGTCGAACTGGAGGTCCACGCCGGAGAAGTGGTCGCCCTGGTGGGCGACAACGGCGCAGGAAAGTCCACCCTGGTCAAGACGATCGCGGGTGTCCACCCCATCGATGAGGGCGTCATCGAGTGGCAGGGTGAGCCGGTCAGGATCAACAAGCCGCACGACGCCCAGGGACTCGGCGTCGCGACGGTCTACCAGGACCTCGCGCTGTGCGACAACCTCGATGTCGTCGGCAACCTCTACCTCGGGCGCGAGCTGCTGCACCGCGGCGTCATCGACGAGGTGTCGATGGAGAAGAACTCCCGCGAACTGCTGTCCACGCTCTCGATCCGCATCCCGAGCGTCCGCATCCCGATCGCGAGCCTCTCCGGCGGTCAGCGCCAGGTCGTCGCCATCGCCCGCGCCCTCATCGGCGACCCCAAGCTCGTCATCCTCGACGAGCCCACCGCCGCCCTCGGTGTCGAGCAGACCGCGCAGGTCCTCGACCTGGTCGAGCGGCTGCGCGAGCGCGACCTCGCCGTCATCCTCATCAGCCACAACATGGCCGACGTCAAGGCGGTCGCGGACACCGTCGCCGTCCTGCGCCTGGGCAAGAACAACGGCTCCTTCTCCGTGAAGGACACCAGCCACGAAGAGATCATCGCCGCGATCACGGGTGCCACGGACAACGCCGTGACCCGTCGTGCGGGGCGGCGCACCACGGAGGCGGCAAAGTGA
- a CDS encoding 3-hydroxyacyl-CoA dehydrogenase NAD-binding domain-containing protein, with translation MTTTTELLKGAAELFPDEVVTSAHVRHLDLPFGAGRFALITLDNGFDHTKPTTFGPASLANLNTAIDQVEKEASAGEIVGVGVTGKPFIFAVGADLKGVELLKEHEHALAIGKGGHEVFKRLSALAVPTFAYYNGAAMGGGVEVGLHCAYRTVSAALPAFSLPEVFLGLVPGWGGCTILPNLIGADKAVSVIIENSLNQNKQLKGEQVYDLGIADAIFEGADFLEQSLLWTASVLKGEIVVDRPVIDRGEAWDQAVAKGRFIADSKVHGAAPAAYRALDIIAAAKNGDLQQGFDAEDVALADLIMGGELRSGIYAFNLVQKRGKRPAGAPDKNLARPVTKVGVVGAGLMASQLALLFLRRLEVPVVLTDIDQERVDKGVGYVHAEIDKLLLKGRINQDKANRLKALVTGVLDKAEGFADADFIIEAVFEEIGVKQQVFAEVEAVAPAHAILATNTSSLSVTEMASKLKNPERVVGFHFFNPVAILPLLEIVRGETTDDASLATAFAVAKKLKKTAVLVKDAPAFVVNRILTRFMGEIQNVIDEGTPVEVAEKAVEPLGLPMSPLVLLELVGPAIGLHVSETLNRAFPDRFTVSPNLAAVVKAGKRGFYVYDSGKPELDPEVAALLKQGDVVLSEEQVRARVLDAVAQEIGLMLDEGVVAEAQDIDLCLITGAGWPFHLGGITPYLDREGVSERVNGKKFLEAGVASVPA, from the coding sequence GTGACCACCACCACCGAGCTTCTCAAGGGCGCGGCGGAGCTGTTCCCCGACGAGGTCGTGACCTCCGCGCACGTACGCCACCTCGACCTGCCGTTCGGCGCCGGGCGCTTCGCGCTCATCACGCTGGACAACGGCTTCGACCACACCAAGCCGACCACCTTCGGCCCGGCGTCGCTGGCGAACCTGAACACCGCCATCGACCAGGTCGAGAAGGAGGCCTCGGCCGGCGAGATCGTCGGTGTCGGTGTCACCGGCAAGCCGTTCATCTTCGCCGTCGGCGCCGACCTCAAGGGTGTCGAGCTGCTGAAGGAGCACGAGCACGCGCTCGCCATCGGCAAGGGCGGCCACGAGGTCTTCAAGCGGCTGTCGGCGCTCGCCGTCCCGACCTTCGCGTACTACAACGGTGCCGCGATGGGCGGTGGCGTCGAGGTCGGTCTGCACTGCGCCTACCGGACCGTCTCCGCCGCCCTCCCGGCGTTCTCGCTCCCCGAGGTGTTCCTGGGTCTGGTCCCGGGCTGGGGCGGCTGCACGATCCTGCCGAACCTGATCGGTGCCGACAAGGCCGTCTCGGTGATCATCGAGAACAGCCTCAACCAGAACAAGCAGCTCAAGGGCGAGCAGGTCTACGACCTCGGCATCGCCGACGCCATCTTCGAGGGCGCCGACTTCCTGGAGCAGTCGCTGCTCTGGACGGCGTCCGTCCTCAAGGGCGAGATCGTCGTCGACCGCCCGGTGATCGACCGCGGCGAGGCCTGGGACCAGGCCGTCGCCAAGGGCCGGTTCATCGCGGACTCCAAGGTGCACGGGGCGGCCCCGGCCGCGTACCGCGCGCTGGACATCATCGCCGCCGCGAAGAACGGCGACCTCCAGCAGGGCTTCGACGCCGAGGACGTGGCCCTCGCCGACCTGATCATGGGTGGCGAGCTGCGCTCCGGCATCTACGCCTTCAACCTGGTGCAGAAGCGCGGCAAGCGCCCCGCCGGCGCCCCGGACAAGAACCTGGCCCGCCCGGTCACCAAGGTCGGTGTCGTCGGCGCCGGTCTGATGGCCTCCCAGCTCGCGCTGCTGTTCCTGCGCCGCCTGGAGGTGCCGGTCGTCCTGACCGACATCGACCAGGAGCGCGTCGACAAGGGTGTGGGCTACGTCCACGCCGAGATCGACAAGCTGCTGCTCAAGGGCCGGATCAACCAGGACAAGGCCAACCGCCTCAAGGCGCTGGTCACCGGTGTCCTGGACAAGGCCGAGGGCTTCGCGGACGCGGACTTCATCATCGAGGCCGTGTTCGAGGAGATCGGCGTCAAGCAGCAGGTGTTCGCGGAGGTCGAGGCGGTCGCCCCGGCGCACGCGATCCTCGCCACCAACACCTCCTCGCTGTCGGTCACCGAGATGGCGTCGAAGCTGAAGAACCCCGAGCGGGTCGTCGGCTTCCACTTCTTCAACCCGGTCGCGATCCTGCCGCTGCTGGAGATCGTCCGGGGCGAGACCACGGACGACGCCTCCCTCGCCACGGCGTTCGCCGTCGCCAAGAAGCTGAAGAAGACCGCGGTCCTGGTGAAGGACGCCCCGGCGTTCGTCGTGAACCGCATCCTGACCCGCTTCATGGGCGAGATCCAGAACGTCATCGACGAGGGCACGCCGGTCGAGGTCGCCGAGAAGGCGGTCGAGCCGCTGGGTCTGCCGATGTCGCCGCTGGTGCTCCTGGAGCTGGTCGGCCCGGCCATCGGTCTGCACGTCTCCGAGACCCTCAACCGCGCCTTCCCGGACCGCTTCACGGTCTCCCCGAACCTCGCCGCCGTCGTCAAGGCCGGCAAGCGCGGCTTCTACGTCTACGACTCCGGCAAGCCGGAGCTGGACCCCGAGGTCGCCGCGCTCCTGAAGCAGGGCGACGTCGTCCTGTCCGAGGAGCAGGTGCGGGCCCGCGTGCTCGACGCCGTCGCCCAGGAGATCGGGCTCATGCTCGACGAGGGTGTCGTCGCCGAGGCGCAGGACATCGACCTCTGCCTGATCACCGGCGCCGGCTGGCCCTTCCACCTGGGCGGCATCACGCCGTACCTGGACCGCGAGGGCGTCAGCGAGCGGGTCAACGGAAAGAAGTTCCTGGAGGCCGGGGTCGCCTCGGTCCCCGCGTGA
- a CDS encoding thiolase family protein, with the protein MPRTVKEVVFVDGVRTPFGKAGPKGIYHETRADDLVVKAIRELLRRNPGLEPAKIDEVAIAATTQIGDQGLTIGRTAGILAGLPQSVPGYSIDRMCAGALTAVTSVAGSVAFGAYDVAIAGGVEHMGRHPMGEGVDPNPRFVSEKLVDESALFMGMTAENLHDRYPTITKQRADEYAVRSQEKAAKAYANGKIQADLVPISVRRTNAEAGETGWGLVTADEPMRPGTTLENLTGLKTPFRVHGRVTAGNAAGLNDGATASLIASEDFARENNLPVKMRLVSYSFVGVEPEVMGYGPIPATEKALAQAGLSIDDIGLFEINEAFAVQVLAFLEHYGIADDDARVNQYGGAIAFGHPLASSGVRLMTQLARQFEEQPEVRYGLTTMCVGFGMGATVIWENPHHKDAGGDK; encoded by the coding sequence GTGCCTCGTACCGTCAAGGAAGTCGTCTTCGTCGACGGCGTCCGCACCCCGTTCGGCAAGGCGGGCCCGAAGGGCATCTACCACGAGACCCGCGCCGACGACCTCGTCGTGAAGGCGATCCGGGAGCTGCTGCGCCGCAACCCCGGTCTGGAGCCCGCGAAGATCGACGAGGTCGCCATCGCCGCGACCACCCAGATCGGTGACCAGGGCCTGACCATCGGCCGCACGGCGGGCATCCTCGCCGGTCTGCCGCAGTCGGTGCCCGGCTACTCCATCGACCGCATGTGCGCCGGCGCCCTGACCGCCGTCACCTCGGTCGCCGGTTCCGTCGCCTTCGGCGCCTACGACGTCGCCATCGCCGGCGGTGTCGAGCACATGGGCCGCCACCCCATGGGTGAGGGCGTGGACCCCAACCCGCGCTTCGTCAGCGAGAAGCTGGTCGACGAGTCCGCCCTGTTCATGGGCATGACCGCCGAGAACCTGCACGACCGCTACCCGACGATCACCAAGCAGCGCGCCGACGAGTACGCCGTGCGCTCCCAGGAGAAGGCCGCCAAGGCGTACGCCAACGGCAAGATCCAGGCCGACCTGGTACCGATCTCGGTCCGCCGCACCAACGCCGAGGCCGGCGAGACCGGCTGGGGCCTGGTCACCGCCGACGAGCCGATGCGGCCGGGGACCACCCTCGAGAACCTGACGGGCCTCAAGACCCCGTTCCGCGTGCACGGCCGGGTCACCGCCGGTAACGCGGCCGGCCTGAACGACGGCGCGACGGCCTCGCTCATCGCCTCCGAGGACTTCGCCCGCGAGAACAACCTCCCCGTCAAGATGCGCCTCGTCTCGTACTCCTTCGTGGGTGTCGAGCCGGAGGTCATGGGTTACGGCCCGATCCCGGCGACGGAGAAGGCGCTCGCCCAGGCGGGTCTGTCCATCGACGACATCGGTCTGTTCGAGATCAACGAGGCCTTCGCCGTCCAGGTGCTGGCCTTCCTGGAGCACTACGGCATCGCCGACGACGACGCGCGCGTCAACCAGTACGGCGGCGCCATCGCCTTCGGTCACCCGCTGGCCTCGTCGGGTGTGCGTCTCATGACGCAGCTCGCCCGCCAGTTCGAGGAGCAGCCGGAGGTCCGCTACGGCCTGACCACGATGTGCGTCGGCTTCGGCATGGGCGCCACGGTCATCTGGGAGAACCCGCACCACAAGGACGCCGGAGGCGACAAGTGA
- the dxs gene encoding 1-deoxy-D-xylulose-5-phosphate synthase translates to MPLLTRIRGPRDLDRLSLEELDQLAEEIRTFLVEAVSKTGGHLGPNLGVVELTIAMHRVFDSPRDKVLWDTGHQSYVHKLLTGRQDFSRLKMKGGLSGYPSQAESEHDVIENSHASTVLGWADGLAKANQVLKRDDHVVAVIGDGALTGGMAWEALNNIADAKDRPLVIVVNDNERSYAPTIGGLANHLATLRTTDGYERFLARGKDLLERTPVVGRPLYETLHGAKKGLKDFIAPQGMFEDLGLKYVGPIDGHDIEALESALARAKRFGGPVIVHCLTEKGRGYQPALQDEADRFHAVGKIHPDTGLPIASSGADWTSVFGEEMVKLGKEREDIVAITAAMLQPVGLDKFAKAFPERVYDVGIAEQHGAVSAAGLATGGLHPVFAVYATFLNRAFDQVLMDVALHRCGVTFVLDRAGVTGTDGASHNGMWDMSILQVVPGLRLAAPRDADQVRAQLREAVEVTDAPTVVRFSKGAVGPAVPALRRVGGMDVLREPGTDTPDVLLVSVGALAPMCLEIAGLLDKQGITTTVVDPRWVKPVDEHMAPLADKHRVVVTVEDNSRVGGVGSAVAQALRDAGVDIPLRDFGIPPRFLDHATRAEVLAEIGLTAPDIARQVTGLVSKIDGRFGDTTAEVEPVRD, encoded by the coding sequence GTGCCGCTGCTGACCCGCATCAGGGGACCGCGCGATCTGGACCGGCTCAGCCTGGAGGAGTTGGACCAGCTGGCGGAGGAGATCCGGACCTTCCTCGTGGAGGCGGTGTCGAAGACCGGCGGTCACCTCGGCCCGAACCTCGGCGTGGTCGAGCTCACCATCGCGATGCACCGCGTCTTCGACTCGCCCCGCGACAAGGTCCTCTGGGACACGGGACACCAGTCCTACGTCCACAAGCTCCTCACCGGTCGTCAGGACTTCTCCCGGCTGAAGATGAAGGGCGGCCTGTCCGGCTACCCCTCGCAGGCCGAGTCCGAGCACGACGTCATCGAGAACAGCCACGCCTCCACGGTGCTCGGCTGGGCCGACGGCCTCGCCAAGGCCAACCAGGTGCTCAAACGCGACGACCACGTGGTCGCGGTCATCGGCGACGGCGCGCTCACCGGCGGTATGGCCTGGGAGGCGCTCAACAACATCGCCGACGCCAAGGACCGCCCGCTGGTCATCGTCGTCAACGACAACGAGCGCTCGTACGCGCCCACCATCGGCGGCCTCGCCAACCACCTGGCCACCCTGCGGACCACCGACGGCTACGAGCGGTTCCTGGCCCGCGGCAAGGACCTGCTGGAGCGCACGCCCGTCGTCGGCCGCCCCCTCTACGAGACGCTGCACGGCGCCAAGAAGGGGCTGAAGGACTTCATCGCCCCGCAGGGCATGTTCGAGGACCTGGGCCTGAAGTACGTCGGCCCGATCGACGGGCACGACATCGAGGCCCTGGAGTCCGCGCTCGCCCGCGCCAAGCGCTTCGGCGGGCCGGTCATCGTGCACTGCCTCACCGAGAAGGGCCGCGGCTACCAGCCCGCCCTCCAGGACGAGGCGGACCGCTTCCACGCCGTCGGCAAGATCCACCCGGACACGGGTCTGCCGATCGCCTCCTCCGGCGCCGACTGGACCTCCGTCTTCGGCGAGGAGATGGTGAAGCTCGGCAAGGAGCGCGAGGACATCGTCGCCATCACGGCGGCCATGCTCCAGCCGGTCGGCCTCGACAAGTTCGCCAAGGCCTTCCCCGAGCGCGTGTACGACGTCGGCATCGCCGAGCAGCACGGCGCGGTGTCCGCGGCGGGCCTCGCGACGGGCGGCCTGCACCCCGTCTTCGCCGTCTACGCCACCTTCCTCAACCGTGCCTTCGACCAGGTCCTGATGGACGTCGCCCTCCACCGGTGCGGGGTGACCTTCGTCCTGGACCGGGCCGGCGTCACCGGCACCGACGGGGCCTCGCACAACGGCATGTGGGACATGTCGATCCTCCAGGTCGTGCCGGGGCTCAGGCTCGCCGCGCCGCGCGACGCCGATCAGGTCCGCGCCCAGCTGCGCGAGGCCGTCGAGGTCACGGACGCGCCGACCGTGGTGCGCTTCTCCAAGGGCGCCGTCGGCCCCGCCGTACCGGCCCTGCGCCGTGTCGGCGGCATGGACGTGCTGCGCGAGCCGGGCACCGACACCCCGGACGTGCTGCTCGTCTCCGTCGGCGCCCTCGCGCCGATGTGCCTGGAGATCGCCGGACTGCTCGACAAGCAGGGGATCACCACGACCGTCGTCGACCCGCGCTGGGTCAAGCCGGTCGACGAGCACATGGCTCCCCTCGCGGACAAGCACCGCGTGGTCGTCACCGTCGAGGACAACTCCCGCGTCGGCGGCGTCGGCTCGGCCGTCGCCCAGGCGCTGCGCGACGCCGGCGTGGACATCCCGCTGCGCGACTTCGGCATCCCGCCGCGCTTCCTCGACCACGCCACCCGCGCCGAGGTCCTGGCCGAGATCGGGCTCACCGCGCCCGACATCGCCCGCCAGGTCACCGGCCTGGTCTCCAAGATCGACGGGCGGTTCGGCGACACCACGGCGGAGGTGGAACCCGTCCGCGACTGA
- a CDS encoding sugar ABC transporter permease: MSDTSKTPVKSDSVQGQTTVAPADDPTAAPVSVVDPRLLVREEGLKGYVTEFKRKVKGGELGSLPVVIGLIVIWTIFQLQNDRFLSADNLSNISYFLSATGMLAIGLVFVLLLGEIDLSVGSVSGLASTLFAVFAVTHGVNAWLSLVLAIITGVAIGALQGWFFARIGVPAFVVTLAGFLGWNGLMLWLLGDSGTINIPSDTGPVHLLGQSSFFMDQAIIGAYILAGVAVVLSLVGNLNEQRRRRAAGVPFRPTSEILLRVGALAVASFVAAAVLNDASGVSNALVIFLVALVVVDFVLRRTTYGRKVFAVGGGIEAARRAGINVPMIRISVFAISGGFAAVGGMFFAGQTASATLSAGGGNTLMLAIAAAVIGGTSLFGGRGSVWSALLGMLVIQSIQTGLDLLNMNTSIQYMITGAVLLGAVVIDSVSRKSQKAAGRA; the protein is encoded by the coding sequence GTGAGCGACACGTCCAAGACCCCCGTGAAGAGTGATTCCGTGCAGGGCCAGACCACGGTCGCGCCCGCCGACGACCCCACGGCCGCGCCGGTCTCCGTCGTCGACCCGCGTCTGCTGGTCCGCGAAGAGGGCCTCAAGGGCTACGTCACCGAGTTCAAGCGCAAGGTGAAGGGCGGCGAGCTGGGCTCGCTGCCGGTGGTCATCGGCCTGATCGTCATCTGGACGATCTTCCAGCTCCAGAACGACCGCTTCCTGAGCGCCGACAACCTCTCGAACATCAGCTACTTCCTCTCGGCCACCGGCATGCTCGCCATCGGCCTGGTGTTCGTGCTGCTGCTCGGCGAGATCGACCTGTCCGTGGGCTCCGTCAGCGGTCTGGCCTCCACCCTGTTCGCCGTGTTCGCGGTGACCCACGGTGTGAACGCCTGGCTGTCACTGGTCCTCGCGATCATCACCGGTGTCGCCATCGGCGCGCTGCAGGGATGGTTCTTCGCCAGGATCGGGGTGCCGGCGTTCGTCGTCACCCTGGCCGGCTTCCTCGGCTGGAACGGCCTGATGCTGTGGCTGCTGGGCGACAGCGGCACGATCAACATCCCGTCCGACACGGGTCCGGTCCACCTGCTCGGCCAGAGCTCCTTCTTCATGGACCAGGCCATCATCGGCGCGTACATCCTGGCCGGTGTCGCCGTCGTCCTCTCCCTCGTCGGCAACCTCAACGAGCAGCGCCGCCGCCGGGCGGCGGGCGTGCCGTTCCGGCCGACCAGCGAGATCCTGCTGCGGGTCGGCGCCCTCGCCGTCGCGTCCTTCGTGGCCGCCGCGGTGCTCAACGACGCCTCCGGTGTCTCCAACGCGCTGGTGATCTTCCTCGTGGCGCTGGTGGTCGTGGACTTCGTGCTGCGTCGTACGACCTACGGCCGCAAGGTGTTCGCGGTCGGCGGCGGCATCGAGGCCGCCCGCCGTGCCGGTATCAACGTGCCGATGATCCGGATCTCCGTGTTCGCCATCTCGGGTGGCTTCGCGGCGGTCGGCGGCATGTTCTTCGCCGGTCAGACCGCGAGCGCGACGCTGTCCGCCGGTGGCGGCAACACGCTGATGCTCGCGATCGCCGCGGCGGTCATCGGCGGCACCAGCCTCTTCGGCGGCCGGGGTTCGGTCTGGTCGGCGCTGCTCGGCATGCTGGTGATCCAGTCGATCCAGACCGGTCTCGACCTGCTGAACATGAACACCTCGATCCAGTACATGATCACGGGTGCGGTTCTGCTGGGTGCGGTCGTCATCGACTCCGTCAGCCGTAAGAGCCAGAAGGCGGCAGGTCGCGCGTAG
- a CDS encoding amino acid permease: MSSTLFRTKKVEQSILDTEEPEHALRKSLSALDLTVFGVGVIIGTGIFVLTGTVAKNNAGPAVALAFVVAGVVCALAALCYAEFASTVPVAGSAYTFSYASLGELPAWIIGWDLVLEFALGTAVVAVGWSGYIHSLLANAGWELPAALGTRDGADGFGFDILAAALVLILTAILVIGTKLSARVTSVVVAIKVTVVLTVIIAGAFFVKGDNYDPFVPKAQAVEAGDGLQSPLIQLMFGWAPSNFGVMGIFTAASVVFFAFIGFDVVATAAEETRNPQRDMPRGIIGSLVICTALYVAVSIVVTGMQHYTKLSVTAPLADAFKATGHPWFAGFISFGAAVGLTTVCMILLLGQTRVFFAMSRDGLLPRFFSRVHPRFKTPHRPTILLGVVIAVLAGFTPLSELAELVNIGTLFAFVVVAIGVVILRRTRPDLPRSFRTPWVPVIPILSVCASLWLMLNLPTETWLRFAGWMLLGFLVYFVYGRSHSRLGRHEETLTGDPGGPPGRGDAS; encoded by the coding sequence GTGAGCAGCACACTCTTCCGGACGAAGAAGGTCGAGCAGTCCATCCTCGATACCGAGGAGCCAGAACACGCGCTCAGGAAATCCTTGTCCGCGCTGGATCTGACGGTCTTCGGCGTCGGTGTCATCATCGGCACCGGCATCTTCGTCCTCACCGGCACGGTGGCCAAGAACAACGCCGGTCCCGCCGTGGCCCTCGCCTTCGTCGTGGCCGGCGTCGTCTGCGCGCTCGCCGCCCTGTGCTACGCGGAGTTCGCCTCCACGGTCCCGGTCGCGGGATCCGCGTACACCTTCAGTTACGCCTCACTCGGGGAACTGCCCGCCTGGATCATCGGCTGGGACCTGGTCCTGGAGTTCGCGCTGGGGACGGCGGTGGTGGCCGTCGGCTGGTCCGGCTACATCCACTCGCTGCTGGCCAACGCCGGCTGGGAACTGCCGGCGGCCCTCGGCACGAGAGACGGGGCCGACGGCTTCGGCTTCGACATCCTCGCCGCCGCGCTCGTCCTGATCCTCACCGCCATCCTCGTGATCGGCACCAAGCTTTCCGCGCGGGTCACCTCCGTCGTCGTCGCCATCAAGGTGACGGTCGTCCTCACCGTGATCATCGCGGGCGCCTTCTTCGTCAAGGGCGACAACTACGACCCGTTCGTCCCGAAGGCGCAGGCGGTCGAAGCGGGGGACGGCCTCCAGTCGCCGCTCATCCAGCTGATGTTCGGCTGGGCGCCCTCCAACTTCGGTGTGATGGGCATCTTCACGGCCGCCTCCGTGGTCTTCTTCGCGTTCATCGGCTTCGACGTCGTCGCCACGGCCGCAGAGGAGACGAGGAACCCGCAGCGGGACATGCCCCGGGGCATCATCGGCTCGCTCGTCATCTGCACCGCGCTGTACGTGGCGGTGTCGATCGTCGTCACCGGTATGCAGCACTACACGAAGCTGTCGGTGACCGCGCCGCTCGCCGACGCCTTCAAGGCGACCGGGCATCCGTGGTTCGCGGGCTTCATCAGCTTCGGCGCCGCCGTCGGCCTGACGACCGTGTGCATGATCCTGCTGCTCGGCCAGACCCGGGTGTTCTTCGCGATGAGCCGAGACGGGCTGCTGCCGCGCTTCTTCTCCCGCGTCCACCCCCGGTTCAAGACCCCGCACCGGCCGACCATCCTGCTCGGTGTGGTCATCGCGGTCCTCGCGGGCTTCACCCCGCTGAGCGAGCTGGCCGAGCTGGTCAACATCGGCACGCTGTTCGCCTTCGTGGTCGTCGCCATCGGCGTGGTCATCCTGCGCCGGACCCGCCCCGACCTGCCCCGGTCGTTCCGCACCCCCTGGGTGCCGGTCATCCCGATCCTGTCGGTGTGCGCGTCGCTGTGGCTGATGCTCAACCTGCCCACGGAGACCTGGCTCCGCTTCGCCGGCTGGATGCTCCTCGGCTTCCTCGTCTACTTCGTCTACGGCCGCTCGCACAGCCGGCTCGGACGCCACGAGGAGACCCTGACGGGTGACCCGGGCGGGCCTCCGGGACGCGGCGACGCCTCGTAG